The region TTTCGGAGGTCCAGCTGAAAATCTTGCTCTGGTCCTCTTGCTGCATCAAATTGCCCAACCTGGACAAATTCCATTTTTCCTTCAGCTCCCATGTGCCAGTTAATTATGTCGTATGAGGCAGATGGGTCCCCATTCTCATCAAAATAGACCGGCTCACCCACTGGTGTTGTGAACTTTACTTCCTTGAGGTAGTACAGAAGCTATGAACAAACAGTCCAATTAATTATGTGCTACAAGTTGAAAAATGTGAGAAGGTTCCCCATCCCAGTCTTGGCACTAAATAACAAGCTCATCATAGATAGGGTCTAATGTGCAATGTAGGGAAAAGTCACCAGAACTGAAATTGGGAATCCCtatgatgtggaaaaaaaagactttaagGTCAATGTGTTTTTGCCATTACCTGTTTGGGTCTTATGGGATTAATCTCAGGACATTCCCCATTCCCAAAAGGCCCTTTGCCAGGCTGACAGGTCAACATATTCTGAATAGCATTTGCAATAGCATACACAGCCTTGTATACATTATAGTTGATGTCAGAGTAGATCTCCTCTTGTTCTTCCACTTTCTCCAAATCTTTGCAAAGAGATCTTACTGATCCTGACTTGGTTTCCTCCCCAAATCTGCACCCAAAGAGTTCCTTCCAAACATTCTGTACCAGTGGTTCCTTTTGGTACATGTCAAAGCCCAGTTGGGCCAGATATGAGCCCAAACCTTTGATGTCAACCTTCCGCAGGGCGAAGCCAAGCGTGCCTGCCAAGCAAGTACCACTCAAAGCAGAGTGCTGGCTGGAGGTGCTCCAGGCTTCAGTGGCAATCCACTGCCTGTCGGTCACATTCTGCTTCACCACTTCCCTCAACAAGACTTCCATGTCTGGGCTGATGGCAAAGGTCACCACCACCCAGGCCTTGGAGCTCTGGATTCTTTCCACTATTCGCCTGATCCTGTTCAGTGCAAAAGATTTGGGGATGACCTCGATGtagtccacacacacatctgatcCTTCCAGTTCCTGCAGCAGTATCTGCACACCACTTTTGCCATATGCATCATCTCCAGAGATAACCCCAACCCAGGACCAGCCCAACAAGCGCAGCAGCCTAGCCATGGCTTTAGCTTGGAAGGCATCACTTGGAACTGTGCGCAGGAAGGTAGGGTACCTGGTGTGGTCACTGAGACAAGCACAGGAAGCAAAGTAGCTAACCTGGATCAGAGGAAAACAAACAGATCATCAGTCAATACTCTCATCCTTGGGTCAGGTGGAGCacatgaacaaataaacagaataaatctGCCATTTACCATGGGGATGCCAAAAACACCAAGTGTCTCAGCCACTACTATAGAAGCAGAGGAACGGGCATCACCGATTATGACTGGCACAGTGGGAGCCTCCGTACACTGTTCCCAAGACACTTTTTCCTCCTGCCCTGTCACTAGTGACAGTGCGGCACTCAGGGTGCTGCGCTCAGTCAGACAGGTGTCTGCAGCAAAGTAGCCCAGAGTCAGATTGGGTAACAGGGCTGGGTCCCGGTTGATTTCTTCCACAGTGAAGATCATTGTCTGGAGCCAGCGGAATGAGCGCAAGTCAGCACTGACCAAGAAAGAGCAGAACATTTTGAGGTTGCATCAGGAGAAAGTTTTAAGCAGCTTTGGTACACTcaacaaatataaaattataataaaaaagggAATATCTACAAGAAAAACAAGTCAGTGTATACTCACCTTTGACAGTGCCCTGCCTGTACTCTTTGTGTGAATTTGTGGTCGGGTTCAGGACCTTCAAAGTGAACAGGAAACAAACCCCCAATAATTACGTCACCCTCCTTATACAGGCTCCCAGATATTGCCCTGCTCTGCAGAGCACAGGAGAGTCCCAGAGAGTGCACCCAGACTGGCCCAGCGAGGAGCCCCAGTGTCCACAGCCATGCGTCTGTAGCCATCACTTGAGGAGAGTACAGTAATGGTGAGTGAAAAGAAGAGGAGTTAAacggctcagagagagagagaggatggagatGTAGCTCCAATTTAAAGCTGTAAATTTGCccaaagcaaaaaaacataATTGGGAGAAGTCCTGGTGGAGCAATTTTCCAGGCCGATAACAACAAGCGAGCAAAAATGTGTTATATGCatcatatttacagaaatacaAGCTATGCAAGTTATGCAAGCAGACTAACCTTCACATGTACTTCTTTATATATAATGTCGGGGTGCATACAGATGGTGGATTTGATATTTGGGCATTTATGACTAGCAGGCTGTACGTATTTGTGGGTGTATGTTTTCAGTGCTCCTTGATCTAAGCCCACTGGGAAAATAGAGACAAttaaaccaaattaaacaatcaCTGTGACATCAGGGTTAATCGGTCTGTTTTCCTGAGCTGTGAGCACATAATCTCTATAGTCCTCAACAAGTTCTCCTCCAGTTgagacacaaaaacacacag is a window of Pygocentrus nattereri isolate fPygNat1 chromosome 7, fPygNat1.pri, whole genome shotgun sequence DNA encoding:
- the LOC108434102 gene encoding extracellular calcium-sensing receptor-like, with the protein product MATDAWLWTLGLLAGPVWVHSLGLSCALQSRAISGSLYKEGDVIIGGLFPVHFEGPEPDHKFTQRVQAGHCQSADLRSFRWLQTMIFTVEEINRDPALLPNLTLGYFAADTCLTERSTLSAALSLVTGQEEKVSWEQCTEAPTVPVIIGDARSSASIVVAETLGVFGIPMVSYFASCACLSDHTRYPTFLRTVPSDAFQAKAMARLLRLLGWSWVGVISGDDAYGKSGVQILLQELEGSDVCVDYIEVIPKSFALNRIRRIVERIQSSKAWVVVTFAISPDMEVLLREVVKQNVTDRQWIATEAWSTSSQHSALSGTCLAGTLGFALRKVDIKGLGSYLAQLGFDMYQKEPLVQNVWKELFGCRFGEETKSGSVRSLCKDLEKVEEQEEIYSDINYNVYKAVYAIANAIQNMLTCQPGKGPFGNGECPEINPIRPKQLLYYLKEVKFTTPVGEPVYFDENGDPSASYDIINWHMGAEGKMEFVQVGQFDAARGPEQDFQLDLRKVVWGGGWDDEVPVSVCSESCPPGTRKAVQKGKPVCCYDCIQCATGEISNATDSTECIRCPEQFWSNADRTECIPMLVEFLSFQDNMGIILSVLSVAGAVLTISILGAFFHHRDTPLVRANNSELSFLLLLSLTLCFLCALAFIGRPVPWSCMLRHTLFGISFVVCLACVLSKTVVVLVAFRATLPGSNLMRYFGPGQQRAGIFVCTLVQVGICILWVALAPPLPTEMAGGELGARVVLLCAVGSVVGFSLVLGYIGLLAAVCFLLAFFARKLPDNFNEAKFITFSMLIFCAVWITFVPAYVSSPGKYTVAVEVFAILASSYGLLLCIFAPKCYIILLRPEMNTKKNMMTK